Below is a window of Desmonostoc muscorum LEGE 12446 DNA.
AGTTTCTTTGGAGTGCAATTGGTCAGGGTCAAACTGGGTTTCGGTTAATATCCAGTCTGTATAGATAAAGTGGCGAGAATGACCTTTTGTTTCCATTATGTGTTGGTGGGGAGTGGGGAGTAGGGAGTGGGGAGTGGGGAGATGAGGGAGATGAGGGAGATGAGGGAGATGAGGGAGATGAGGGGGTAGGGAGATAAATGAGTATTAAAGGTGGATTCATCCAGTTCTGAGGTGGATTCATCCAGTTCCGAGGTGGATGAATGAGTCTTTGAACTTAATGCTTCAAGTTCTAACTCCCCCTCATCCCCCTCATCCCCCTCATCCCCACTCCCTCACCCACCCATATGTTTTTCTAAAATCTTTTCAACTCTAGGTTTATAAATAAGATGAAATAAGGTTTGCATGTAACGATCTCTGGCTTCGTTATTTTCTGGGACAACAAAGTTCCAAAAGCTAAATATTTTCGCCAAGAGTAATAATTGATTAGTGTGTGAATGCCAATTGTATCTATTATGAATTCGCTGAGTCATCCATTCGGAAACTTCCTCCCAGTGTTGAACTTTAGTATCACATTTTTCAATGAAGTCTAAAATTTTATTTGCTGTTCCTTCTAAATCTGTAGGATTAATATTAAATCCATCTTCTTGGTTTTCAATAATTTCTAAAGAACCGCCAAATTGAGTTGCAAAAGTTGGTAAGCCAGAAATCATGGCTTCCAAAATACACCTCCCGAAGGATTCAAAGCGGGCAAACTGGACGTAAATTCCCTGAGAATCTGCGATTACTCGATAGGCTTCACCAAGATCGCGGCTAGAAAGACGCATCCCTAACCAGCGAATCTTGCTGTCCAGATGATATTGATTAATAATGTCGTGAATTTTTTGGATTTCTTCTGCTTCTTCTGGGTTTGTAGCTTCATGTGGATGCAGTTTACTAGTTAAGAGAATCAAGTTGCAATGTTCTTGCAACGCCTGACTTTTTCCGAAGCATTCAACCAAACCAGTGAGATTTTTAATTGGGGTGAAAGTAGCAATGGCAAAGATTGGTCGCTTGTGAGGATTATCTAAGTGACCAAATATTTGGAGGTCTTCTTTGCTAAAGAGTAGTTCGTGGAGTTGTGTACAAAGTTGAGCATCTCTGTCTGATTTTTTGCTGTAGGAGAAGAAGATATTTTCATTTACTCCCGGCGGTACAAAGTTGAACTTAGGACTAAACAAATCAATCCCGTCAACCACATGATAGAGTTGTGGCATAGTAAACCACTTGTATGACTCATACTGACCTATGGTGTCGGGTGTGCCGACAATCTCTTGATAAGAAGATGTGATGATGAAGTCAGCTGCATTCATACTAATTAAATCGGCGGTAAATTGTGCCGAAAAGTGGTATTGGTCTTCTAAGTCTTGCCAATATAAATTACTAAATAAATACTTAGATTTTTCCAAGGAATGAGCAATATTACACTGGGTAACTTTTAGACGATAGGATAACAGAGAAGCCACTAAATTACCGTCGCTGTAGTTCCCAATAATCAGATTAGGTTTACCTTTGAATTGTTCTAACAATTCTCTTTCAGCATCTAAAGCAAATGTTTCTAAATACGGCCAAATCTCAAACTTAGAAATCCAATTGTT
It encodes the following:
- a CDS encoding sucrose synthase; its protein translation is MHELFQAVLNSDEKTVLRQLTDVLNASGKRYFLRNEILQNFADYCQQSQKPAYFYHSSSIGKLIHYTHEIILEEEYSWFVVRPRIASQEVWQLTADFSSFEPMTPQALLDVSDRLVNRYQDHILEIDLHPFYEGSPRIDDPRNIGQGLAFLNRYLSSQLLSDPQHWLELLYLALSKIDHEGIRLLIGDRITSGIQLAKQIKLALKFLSQQPPEEPYEKFRSHLQELGFEPGWGNTAGRVRETLELFDRLIYSPEPGILETFVARVPAIFRVVLISIHGWVGQEDVLGRDETLGQVIYVLEQARSLENKLREEIKLAGLDLLGIKPHVIILTRLIPNCEGTFCNLRLEKVEDTENAWILRVPFAEFNPEVTNNWISKFEIWPYLETFALDAERELLEQFKGKPNLIIGNYSDGNLVASLLSYRLKVTQCNIAHSLEKSKYLFSNLYWQDLEDQYHFSAQFTADLISMNAADFIITSSYQEIVGTPDTIGQYESYKWFTMPQLYHVVDGIDLFSPKFNFVPPGVNENIFFSYSKKSDRDAQLCTQLHELLFSKEDLQIFGHLDNPHKRPIFAIATFTPIKNLTGLVECFGKSQALQEHCNLILLTSKLHPHEATNPEEAEEIQKIHDIINQYHLDSKIRWLGMRLSSRDLGEAYRVIADSQGIYVQFARFESFGRCILEAMISGLPTFATQFGGSLEIIENQEDGFNINPTDLEGTANKILDFIEKCDTKVQHWEEVSEWMTQRIHNRYNWHSHTNQLLLLAKIFSFWNFVVPENNEARDRYMQTLFHLIYKPRVEKILEKHMGG